The following proteins are co-located in the Polystyrenella longa genome:
- a CDS encoding protein kinase family protein: MTLDSGQRLPGLRWSHYQIDQLKSGEDYSPLYSAFKILFNHRYDEQEFYETAPEEWLPIWVRTTIRPSSNDEEELQSRIRLLRYEMDSILTAGSAWTPDPLDWVEFRPPEPAPESEQADNPSDERVQKTPEESSEETETPLPAAMLVFTMIQGDNLSVAQRKWPDDSMLRIRFLTEWLNFLQVLHEREQCLGAISPEEIIVDRSGHFQVLATDRILPVTQTEHLRWFFPPGRYPTSFSAPEVRSKTAAFDSRSDLYNWACLAMYVIGGIDLTLRSPVDENPLTTEELEQLTRNLKRLTGRYLAAMKSFAPGRFGTSEQLVVEIWKSAILQALKADPEQRPSSISELRNTAVEGRTVHKVAEKVKSWFRPVERGSE, translated from the coding sequence ATGACTTTGGACTCCGGACAACGACTTCCCGGTTTGCGCTGGTCACATTATCAAATTGACCAACTAAAGAGTGGTGAAGACTATTCCCCTTTGTATTCCGCTTTCAAGATCCTGTTTAACCATCGCTATGATGAACAGGAATTCTACGAAACTGCGCCGGAAGAATGGTTACCGATATGGGTACGCACCACGATTCGTCCCAGTTCAAACGACGAAGAAGAACTTCAGTCGCGGATTCGTTTACTCCGGTATGAAATGGACTCTATCCTGACTGCTGGCAGTGCATGGACTCCGGATCCGCTGGACTGGGTCGAATTTCGACCACCAGAACCGGCTCCGGAATCAGAACAGGCGGATAATCCTTCCGATGAACGAGTTCAGAAAACTCCAGAAGAGTCCTCCGAAGAAACGGAGACTCCCCTGCCCGCTGCGATGCTCGTATTTACAATGATACAGGGAGACAACCTGTCCGTCGCGCAGCGAAAATGGCCGGATGATTCCATGCTACGGATTCGATTTCTGACCGAGTGGTTGAACTTTCTTCAGGTTTTACACGAGAGAGAGCAATGTCTCGGCGCGATTTCTCCCGAAGAGATTATCGTCGATCGCTCAGGACATTTTCAGGTTTTGGCGACGGATCGAATTCTGCCTGTCACTCAGACGGAGCATCTTCGCTGGTTTTTCCCACCAGGTCGGTATCCAACATCGTTTTCAGCCCCAGAGGTTCGGTCTAAGACGGCGGCGTTCGACTCCCGGAGCGATCTTTACAACTGGGCTTGTCTCGCTATGTACGTCATTGGTGGCATCGACTTGACTCTGCGAAGCCCTGTGGACGAGAATCCATTAACTACTGAAGAACTCGAACAACTGACACGCAACCTGAAACGACTAACTGGGCGATATCTTGCGGCGATGAAATCGTTTGCACCGGGACGTTTTGGAACCTCGGAACAATTGGTTGTAGAAATCTGGAAATCCGCAATTCTCCAGGCCTTAAAAGCCGATCCCGAACAAAGACCGTCCTCGATTAGCGAGCTTCGAAATACAGCAGTCGAAGGTCGAACAGTTCATAAAGTTGCCGAAAAAGTCAAAAGCTGGTTCCGTCCTGTAGAACGTGGATCAGAGTAA
- a CDS encoding 2-phosphosulfolactate phosphatase, producing the protein MPPIDIHVHLLPRICSPIDFSGQVAVVIDILRATTTIATALANGAKAVHAVQEVSEALMVAEQFIEGEYLLGGERHGEKIDGFHLDNSPLAYTPEVVNGKEIIFTTTNGTRAMAHCRMAKEIHLGSFNNLSALVNRLQEEAPKEVHLLCAGTDSLITHEDVLFAGAICEKLGAPSDQVEPGNDTAKLALDTWKTHSQSPELFYKSLCNSRGGANLVKLGFDADIRRAAELDLYEIVPNYDPKSGKITA; encoded by the coding sequence ATGCCTCCAATCGATATTCACGTTCATCTACTTCCACGAATCTGTTCGCCGATTGATTTCTCCGGACAAGTCGCTGTCGTTATCGACATACTTCGCGCGACAACAACCATCGCCACTGCACTCGCAAATGGCGCCAAGGCAGTCCACGCAGTGCAGGAAGTCTCGGAGGCACTTATGGTGGCAGAACAATTCATCGAGGGAGAATATCTCCTGGGCGGCGAACGGCATGGTGAAAAAATCGATGGTTTTCACTTGGATAACTCACCGTTGGCCTACACTCCTGAAGTGGTGAACGGCAAAGAGATCATCTTTACGACGACAAATGGAACGCGGGCGATGGCCCATTGCCGGATGGCGAAGGAGATTCATCTCGGTTCGTTCAATAATTTATCGGCACTGGTGAATCGACTGCAGGAAGAGGCTCCTAAAGAAGTCCATCTGTTGTGTGCGGGTACAGACAGTCTGATCACTCATGAAGATGTGTTGTTTGCCGGGGCAATCTGCGAAAAGCTGGGGGCGCCTTCCGATCAGGTTGAACCGGGGAATGATACGGCCAAACTCGCTTTGGATACCTGGAAAACCCACAGCCAGTCGCCCGAACTCTTTTATAAATCGCTGTGCAACAGCCGCGGGGGAGCGAATCTGGTTAAGCTTGGGTTCGATGCCGACATTAGACGGGCAGCAGAGCTGGATCTTTACGAGATTGTCCCGAATTACGACCCCAAAAGCGGGAAAATCACAGCATAG
- a CDS encoding glycine--tRNA ligase, which produces MPKSMEQIVALCKRRGFIFQNSDIYGGQQGFWDYGPLGTELKRNVRNAWYNTMITQHDELFVPEGAPSAFQMVGIETSIIMNPKVWKASGHYDLFHDFMVDCKSCKSRFRVDHITTRVVLDAATNAPVACETYMKDVENDTGLSKAQQKRLDKATKEYGKPTIEETMPLDSYMKLAGDQQSPPVAQCPDCRGELTDPREFNLMFKTIVGALAGEESTAFLRPETAQGMFVNFKNVVDSSRVKLPFGIAQIGKSFRNEITPRNFIFRSREFEQMEMEFFCRPEESFQWYKYWRDRRFKWYSDLGINPDNLILRDHTEDELSHYSVGTADVEYSYPFMEEGEYGELEGIAHRGDFDLRSHMEGKLVREGNELVVEKDEHGQPRHRGSGKDLTYFDDQTRERFVPHVIEPAAGADRATLAFICEAYTEDEQPDDKGSMQKRTVMKFHPLLAPIKAAVFPLIKKDGMLEKGADLYRQLKRAGIASTYAHQGAIGRRYRQQDEIGTPYCITVDGDTLEDGTVTIRDRDSLQQERVHVDKVVETIRCKLDEYAI; this is translated from the coding sequence ATGCCCAAATCGATGGAACAAATCGTTGCTCTATGCAAGCGACGTGGCTTTATCTTTCAAAACTCCGATATCTACGGCGGTCAGCAAGGCTTCTGGGATTATGGTCCGCTGGGAACAGAACTCAAGCGGAATGTGCGGAACGCCTGGTACAATACCATGATCACCCAGCACGATGAACTTTTCGTGCCGGAAGGAGCGCCTAGCGCTTTCCAAATGGTGGGGATCGAAACCTCGATCATCATGAACCCCAAAGTATGGAAAGCATCTGGGCATTACGACTTGTTCCACGACTTCATGGTGGACTGCAAGTCGTGCAAGAGTCGTTTCCGCGTTGACCATATTACAACGCGTGTGGTACTCGATGCAGCGACGAACGCCCCTGTCGCGTGTGAAACCTACATGAAGGACGTCGAAAACGACACTGGCCTTTCCAAGGCACAACAGAAGCGACTCGACAAAGCCACCAAAGAATACGGCAAACCCACAATTGAAGAGACCATGCCTCTGGACAGCTATATGAAGCTGGCCGGTGACCAGCAATCTCCTCCCGTCGCACAATGCCCTGATTGTCGAGGCGAGCTGACCGATCCACGCGAATTCAATCTGATGTTTAAAACCATCGTAGGCGCGTTGGCAGGTGAAGAATCGACCGCCTTTCTCCGACCGGAAACAGCACAGGGAATGTTCGTCAACTTCAAAAATGTGGTCGACAGCAGCCGTGTGAAACTTCCGTTTGGAATCGCGCAGATCGGTAAGAGTTTCCGAAATGAAATCACACCTCGGAACTTCATCTTCCGTTCACGCGAATTTGAACAGATGGAGATGGAATTCTTCTGTCGACCAGAAGAGTCTTTCCAATGGTATAAATATTGGCGTGACCGTCGTTTCAAATGGTATTCCGACTTGGGGATTAATCCCGACAACCTGATCCTTCGGGACCATACGGAAGACGAACTGTCGCACTACTCCGTCGGAACAGCGGATGTCGAGTACTCCTATCCGTTCATGGAAGAAGGCGAATATGGTGAACTGGAAGGAATTGCCCACCGGGGTGATTTCGACCTGCGTTCCCACATGGAAGGCAAACTTGTTCGAGAAGGCAACGAACTCGTTGTTGAAAAAGATGAGCATGGCCAACCCCGTCATCGTGGAAGCGGAAAAGACCTGACCTACTTTGATGACCAGACGCGCGAACGATTTGTTCCCCATGTCATTGAGCCAGCTGCGGGTGCGGACCGAGCGACGTTGGCCTTTATTTGCGAAGCCTACACAGAGGACGAGCAACCGGACGACAAAGGCAGCATGCAGAAACGAACTGTGATGAAGTTCCATCCGTTACTCGCCCCCATCAAAGCGGCCGTTTTCCCGCTAATCAAGAAAGACGGTATGCTGGAAAAAGGGGCCGATCTTTATCGCCAGTTAAAACGAGCCGGTATCGCCAGTACGTATGCCCATCAGGGAGCCATTGGTCGACGTTACCGCCAACAGGACGAAATCGGTACTCCTTACTGCATTACTGTCGATGGCGATACGCTGGAAGACGGCACTGTAACCATCCGTGATCGTGACAGCCTGCAGCAGGAACGGGTTCATGTAGACAAAGTGGTCGAAACGATCCGCTGTAAACTGGATGAATACGCAATCTGA
- a CDS encoding formylglycine-generating enzyme family protein, giving the protein MIKAHLLKLFVLSAVVAAGSLVWINLNAASVTPVEPPEGMVMIPAGTFLMGNNTGPPQMKDMPSHLNDEAPAHLVELDGFWMDQTEVTNAQFAKFVQATGYQTIAERKPKREDFIGRIPDVSIIPEENLQAGSICFNSSVDPATLQKSNPLWPYQIWDYVHGANWRHPQGPESTIEDKMDHPVVHVSWEDAQAYCKWAGKRLPTEAEWEYAARGGLSEKRYPWGDEQVPDGEWSINIWQGVFPETNRLEDGFQTTAPVKSFSPNGYGLYDISGNVWEWCHDNYTPDYYGKSSRKNPQGPASSYDPMEENIPKRVQRGGSFMCSDTYCWGYRVSARMKGDPTSGAFHTGFRCVQSVTIE; this is encoded by the coding sequence ATGATTAAAGCTCACCTCCTCAAATTGTTCGTGCTCTCCGCCGTCGTGGCGGCAGGATCGCTCGTTTGGATCAACCTGAACGCCGCTTCGGTCACACCGGTCGAACCGCCGGAAGGGATGGTTATGATCCCCGCAGGCACCTTTCTGATGGGGAACAATACTGGGCCTCCCCAGATGAAAGACATGCCAAGTCATCTTAACGACGAAGCCCCCGCGCACTTGGTGGAGTTGGATGGATTCTGGATGGATCAAACCGAAGTGACTAACGCTCAGTTTGCAAAATTCGTGCAAGCGACCGGTTACCAGACGATTGCCGAACGTAAGCCGAAACGAGAAGACTTCATCGGCCGGATACCGGATGTATCCATTATTCCCGAAGAAAACCTACAGGCAGGGTCTATCTGTTTTAACTCCTCTGTCGATCCAGCAACTCTTCAGAAGTCCAACCCGCTCTGGCCTTACCAGATCTGGGACTATGTTCATGGCGCCAACTGGCGACACCCACAAGGCCCTGAATCGACCATCGAAGACAAAATGGACCATCCTGTCGTCCATGTCTCCTGGGAAGATGCTCAGGCGTATTGTAAATGGGCCGGCAAACGACTTCCCACCGAAGCCGAATGGGAATATGCCGCTCGTGGGGGCCTGTCGGAGAAACGGTATCCGTGGGGAGATGAGCAAGTTCCGGATGGCGAATGGTCAATCAACATCTGGCAGGGAGTCTTCCCGGAGACGAATCGACTTGAAGATGGTTTTCAGACGACCGCTCCAGTGAAGTCTTTCTCCCCGAATGGATACGGCCTGTACGACATCTCTGGAAATGTTTGGGAATGGTGTCACGACAACTACACGCCAGATTATTACGGTAAGAGTTCTCGCAAGAATCCCCAAGGACCTGCCAGCAGTTACGATCCTATGGAAGAGAATATTCCCAAGCGGGTCCAGAGAGGTGGTTCCTTCATGTGTAGCGATACCTACTGCTGGGGGTATCGTGTCTCCGCCCGTATGAAAGGGGACCCCACTTCGGGAGCCTTTCACACTGGGTTTCGTTGCGTCCAATCGGTTACGATAGAATAA
- a CDS encoding TlpA family protein disulfide reductase: protein MRCFKLFALSLLPLFCIVGCTPASEAESTKPEENNVEAESPAPIEVVYGDLKDVQEFIAKQDGKVVVLDTWSTWCLPCLREFPNLVALQKQFPEDVVCVSLNLNYDGIEGEPPTSFEEDVLVQLRKYNATLTNYICTQESEEVYESLQFDSLPAVFVYDKAGNLVKRFDNSQLESPDDEFTYKKDIIPQVKALLDAK, encoded by the coding sequence ATGCGCTGTTTCAAACTATTTGCTCTGAGCCTTCTACCGCTGTTTTGCATCGTCGGATGTACTCCTGCTTCCGAAGCTGAATCTACGAAACCAGAGGAAAACAATGTTGAAGCAGAGTCGCCTGCTCCGATTGAGGTCGTTTATGGTGATCTGAAGGATGTGCAGGAATTCATTGCGAAACAGGATGGAAAAGTCGTAGTTCTGGACACATGGTCGACGTGGTGCCTCCCCTGCCTGCGGGAGTTTCCCAATCTGGTCGCCCTGCAAAAACAGTTTCCAGAAGATGTCGTCTGCGTCTCTCTAAATCTGAACTACGACGGGATTGAAGGGGAGCCTCCGACATCGTTTGAAGAGGATGTCCTCGTTCAGCTGCGAAAGTACAATGCGACGTTAACCAACTACATATGTACACAAGAATCCGAAGAAGTCTACGAATCCCTCCAGTTCGATTCCCTTCCAGCCGTTTTTGTTTATGATAAGGCAGGAAATTTAGTGAAGCGGTTCGACAACAGTCAGTTGGAGTCACCTGATGACGAATTTACCTATAAAAAGGATATAATTCCGCAAGTTAAAGCGTTACTGGACGCAAAATAA
- a CDS encoding DUF2062 domain-containing protein — MERPPKLGLKWYSSPRKLLRAILMLDDSRHSIALGTAIGIGIGMTPTVGIQMLIVLLVSLLTRRLFQFNIIAAMIAVYISNPLTMVPIYYFDYQVGSLLMDGEAPLSRLSEILHNDANLAWWNQIYALLVEFGWPLVLGSLVIGCVSGLLTYPAMNYLLKSFRLEKKVEPPKVVTPPEYVPSRKRTTVTRQTTH, encoded by the coding sequence ATGGAAAGACCGCCGAAATTAGGATTAAAGTGGTACAGCAGCCCTCGGAAGTTGCTGCGCGCGATCCTGATGTTGGACGACAGCCGCCATTCCATTGCATTAGGTACCGCAATCGGCATCGGCATCGGCATGACACCGACGGTGGGAATTCAGATGCTTATTGTCCTGCTGGTTTCTCTGCTGACGAGAAGGCTGTTTCAGTTCAACATAATTGCGGCCATGATTGCCGTTTACATTTCCAATCCGTTGACGATGGTGCCGATTTATTACTTCGACTATCAGGTCGGAAGCTTGCTGATGGATGGAGAAGCACCACTTTCGAGATTGTCAGAGATTCTACATAACGACGCGAATCTCGCCTGGTGGAATCAGATCTACGCGCTGCTGGTAGAATTCGGTTGGCCCTTAGTATTGGGTTCATTAGTCATCGGCTGTGTGTCCGGGCTCTTAACCTACCCGGCAATGAATTACCTTCTGAAAAGCTTCCGCCTTGAAAAAAAAGTGGAGCCTCCGAAAGTCGTAACCCCTCCTGAATACGTCCCCTCCCGCAAACGGACGACCGTCACTAGACAGACGACGCATTAG
- a CDS encoding carbohydrate kinase family protein, with translation MTSSLMDEPPIDCLCAGIIVSDHVCEPIPYMPKQGELILTPRTQLAVGGCASNVAVDMARLNRNVAILGRIGHDIFGQHLKQELSRQNVVCDYLSESTTSQTATTLIVNVKGEDRRFIHSVGANGEFDGREITPELISQSKILYLGGYLLPPSLSQKNVIDIFKVARAAGVTTVLDVVTPTQKDYWHDIKKALPYTDYFMPNDDEAELLTGLSDPVEQARKLRNAGAGTVLITCGDKGTVVISDKEEFRTNCFRVPFVDGTGSGDAFVAGFMHGLLGKKTLLDCVIRGSALGASAVRAVGATTSVFTGEELEDYLGQQTLEVLPL, from the coding sequence ATGACAAGTTCATTAATGGACGAACCGCCTATCGACTGCCTGTGCGCGGGAATCATCGTCTCTGACCATGTGTGCGAACCAATTCCCTACATGCCTAAACAGGGCGAATTAATTCTCACGCCGAGAACCCAATTGGCTGTTGGTGGATGCGCGTCGAATGTTGCTGTGGATATGGCGCGTTTAAATAGAAATGTGGCCATTCTGGGGAGAATCGGACACGATATCTTCGGCCAACATCTCAAACAGGAATTAAGCCGACAGAACGTCGTCTGCGATTACCTGTCCGAGTCGACGACATCCCAGACAGCAACGACCCTCATTGTGAATGTCAAAGGGGAGGACCGTCGCTTTATTCACTCTGTGGGAGCGAATGGTGAATTTGACGGTCGGGAAATCACACCGGAGCTTATCTCTCAGTCGAAAATCCTGTACCTCGGCGGCTATCTGTTGCCCCCCAGCCTGTCGCAGAAAAACGTGATTGACATTTTCAAGGTGGCGCGAGCGGCGGGAGTCACGACGGTGCTTGATGTTGTAACACCGACGCAGAAAGATTACTGGCATGATATCAAAAAAGCCTTGCCGTATACTGACTACTTCATGCCGAACGACGACGAAGCGGAATTGCTGACTGGCCTCAGTGATCCCGTCGAGCAAGCCCGTAAACTGCGTAACGCGGGAGCGGGAACCGTTCTGATCACCTGTGGAGACAAGGGCACGGTAGTGATCAGCGATAAAGAAGAGTTCCGTACCAACTGCTTCCGAGTTCCCTTCGTCGATGGAACGGGAAGTGGCGATGCATTCGTCGCCGGATTCATGCATGGCTTATTGGGTAAGAAAACATTGCTGGATTGTGTGATCCGTGGCAGCGCCCTGGGCGCGAGTGCCGTGCGTGCCGTTGGGGCGACGACGAGCGTCTTTACCGGGGAAGAGCTTGAAGACTACCTAGGCCAACAGACGCTCGAAGTTCTCCCTCTGTAG
- a CDS encoding YqjF family protein produces the protein MTDSDTMPEFDRLAPTRRPNEKPVGFQAWKNLFFLHWTVPVEIIRAAVPAPLELDLYQGNAWLGIVPFQMRSVRPAWLPPVPGMSNFLETNVRTYVHYRGEPGVWFFSLDANATIATLVARYCWNLNYCRGRLTLKEQSDLFQWTGRRWWPGSEFGECGYDIQIELDPTQKEFQTAIAGSFEHFLVERYLLFTQTKAGRLLRGQVHHHPYRFQTVKAAHYTGTLEKPLALPALAETPDHTLFSPGVSVEMFKLSEV, from the coding sequence ATGACGGACTCAGATACGATGCCTGAATTCGACCGACTTGCTCCGACTCGGCGACCGAATGAAAAGCCGGTTGGTTTTCAGGCTTGGAAAAACCTCTTCTTTCTACACTGGACCGTCCCGGTCGAAATTATTCGGGCTGCAGTTCCAGCTCCTCTGGAGTTGGACTTGTATCAGGGAAATGCCTGGCTCGGTATTGTTCCCTTTCAGATGCGAAGTGTGCGGCCCGCGTGGTTGCCGCCGGTGCCGGGAATGTCCAATTTCCTGGAAACCAATGTCCGGACTTACGTGCATTATCGAGGGGAACCCGGAGTCTGGTTCTTCAGCCTTGATGCCAACGCGACCATTGCTACCTTGGTCGCGCGTTACTGCTGGAACCTCAACTACTGTCGCGGACGGCTTACCTTAAAAGAGCAGAGCGACCTGTTTCAGTGGACCGGCCGACGCTGGTGGCCTGGTTCGGAGTTCGGCGAATGTGGATACGATATTCAAATTGAACTCGATCCCACCCAGAAAGAGTTTCAAACGGCAATTGCCGGATCATTTGAGCATTTTCTCGTGGAACGTTATCTGCTATTCACGCAAACCAAGGCGGGAAGATTGTTGCGGGGACAGGTACACCATCATCCTTATCGCTTTCAGACAGTCAAAGCGGCGCACTATACCGGGACTCTCGAAAAACCGTTGGCTCTGCCCGCCCTGGCCGAAACACCCGATCATACTCTCTTCAGCCCCGGTGTATCCGTAGAGATGTTCAAGCTGAGCGAGGTCTAA
- a CDS encoding RNA polymerase sigma factor, which yields MIAETENELLKLVLATQRGDQDAANELVRQFEPMVFSVALKRLRNRSEASEVAQEVFIQVFRKLDQLREPERFAGWIKKIAVRMSINRAVRKPPETLQSNETFQALKIEPTNPLEEILKDERADQVRGSLNRLRDLDRKTLIAFYFEGQSLKEMSDQFESPIGTIKRRLHTARNRLKEELLNGSAI from the coding sequence ATGATTGCTGAAACTGAAAACGAATTGCTGAAACTGGTGCTGGCTACTCAACGCGGAGATCAGGATGCCGCTAACGAACTGGTGAGACAGTTCGAACCGATGGTCTTCTCTGTTGCTCTGAAACGATTGCGAAATCGTTCGGAAGCAAGTGAGGTGGCTCAGGAAGTCTTCATCCAAGTGTTCCGTAAACTGGATCAGCTGCGTGAGCCCGAGCGGTTTGCGGGTTGGATCAAGAAAATCGCCGTCCGGATGTCGATCAACCGGGCTGTGCGGAAACCTCCTGAGACATTGCAGAGTAACGAGACTTTTCAGGCCCTGAAAATTGAGCCCACGAATCCGCTGGAAGAAATTCTGAAAGACGAGCGGGCCGATCAGGTACGGGGAAGTCTGAATCGACTGCGAGATCTCGACCGGAAAACGTTGATTGCTTTCTACTTCGAAGGCCAGTCCTTGAAAGAGATGAGTGATCAGTTCGAGAGCCCGATTGGTACGATCAAACGTCGACTGCACACGGCTCGAAACCGACTGAAAGAAGAGTTGCTTAACGGCAGCGCTATCTAA
- a CDS encoding HpcH/HpaI aldolase family protein produces the protein MHNIKARLLNDEMVVALGVGRVPHHNLIQMVGINKGFHAVWLDHEHAGMSMENLEVMTLAARSQGLDCFVRIAPTDYALVTKCLEAGGGGVMAAQIHTAEQAEEFVKWTKFYPRGYRGLNTSGWDGQFATIPMAEFCEKANRENFLAIQIETAQSVEEVDEIAAIEGVDLLFVGPADLSQNLGVTGDLFHEKCIDALDRVAAACKKHGKHWGAVTVSPEHAELLVKKGCRLISPASDTKLINLGIQTVKDQYKSYF, from the coding sequence ATGCATAATATTAAAGCGCGTCTCTTAAACGACGAAATGGTGGTCGCCCTTGGAGTCGGTCGGGTTCCTCATCACAACCTGATTCAAATGGTGGGGATTAACAAGGGATTTCATGCGGTCTGGCTAGACCACGAACATGCCGGCATGTCGATGGAAAATCTTGAGGTGATGACTCTCGCCGCACGCAGCCAGGGGCTCGACTGCTTCGTTCGCATTGCTCCCACTGATTATGCGCTGGTAACAAAGTGTCTGGAAGCTGGGGGAGGAGGAGTGATGGCAGCGCAAATCCACACCGCCGAGCAGGCAGAAGAGTTCGTCAAGTGGACTAAGTTTTATCCCCGAGGCTACAGAGGACTCAACACCAGTGGATGGGATGGGCAGTTCGCCACCATTCCCATGGCGGAATTCTGCGAGAAAGCCAACCGGGAGAATTTCCTCGCGATCCAGATCGAAACGGCTCAGTCTGTCGAAGAAGTCGACGAAATTGCTGCGATTGAAGGTGTCGATTTGCTTTTCGTCGGACCCGCCGACCTAAGTCAGAACCTGGGAGTGACGGGTGATCTCTTTCACGAAAAATGCATCGACGCTCTGGATCGAGTGGCAGCCGCCTGTAAAAAACATGGCAAACATTGGGGGGCAGTCACCGTCTCTCCTGAACATGCCGAACTACTCGTTAAAAAAGGCTGCCGCTTGATATCTCCTGCGAGTGATACCAAGCTGATCAATTTGGGGATTCAGACGGTCAAAGATCAGTACAAGAGTTATTTCTAA